One Micromonospora sp. FIMYZ51 genomic window carries:
- a CDS encoding CapA family protein, whose product MYSAVPAPPRSRRPAVAAVAALLAALLLAGCAESAEGPIWQPGAGGGGNAAPVESSPPAPKPISLSATGDIVMAMAPNRMPPNNGKGFFDSVKKALAADLVMGNLEEPLTVDTGTGKCGANSTRCFQFRAPPEYAKHLADAGFDLLNQANNHGNDFGPKGYENTQKALEEHGLEHTGAPDQITVVDVKGVQVAVAGFSSYAWSNSLIDIPAAKKVIAKAATMADIVVVQVHMGAEGAEMTRVRPGTEMFLGENRGDPIKFSRAMIDSGADLVVGHGPHVLRGMEFYKGRLIAYSLGNFAGGGNSLSNTGRLGWGGVLKVKLNPDGSWAGGSFASTYMNDARKPTMDPDDRGLGLLRELTKLDFPDSGAQFDDSGKISPPDAD is encoded by the coding sequence ATGTACTCTGCCGTCCCTGCCCCGCCTCGATCCCGCCGGCCCGCCGTGGCCGCGGTCGCCGCGCTGCTCGCCGCCCTCCTGCTGGCCGGCTGCGCCGAATCCGCCGAGGGGCCGATCTGGCAGCCCGGCGCGGGTGGTGGTGGCAACGCCGCACCGGTCGAGTCGAGCCCACCGGCACCCAAGCCGATCTCGCTCTCCGCCACCGGCGACATCGTGATGGCCATGGCGCCCAACCGGATGCCGCCGAACAACGGCAAGGGTTTCTTCGACTCGGTCAAGAAAGCGCTCGCCGCCGACCTGGTGATGGGCAACCTCGAAGAGCCGTTGACGGTGGACACCGGCACCGGCAAGTGCGGGGCCAACTCGACCCGCTGCTTCCAGTTCCGGGCGCCGCCGGAGTACGCCAAGCATCTGGCCGACGCCGGGTTCGACCTGCTCAACCAGGCCAACAACCACGGCAACGACTTCGGGCCCAAGGGGTACGAGAACACCCAGAAGGCCCTGGAGGAGCACGGTCTGGAGCACACCGGTGCGCCTGACCAGATCACCGTGGTCGACGTCAAGGGCGTCCAGGTGGCGGTCGCCGGCTTCTCCTCGTACGCCTGGTCGAACAGCCTGATCGACATCCCGGCCGCGAAGAAGGTGATCGCCAAGGCCGCCACCATGGCCGACATCGTGGTGGTGCAGGTGCACATGGGTGCCGAGGGGGCGGAGATGACCCGGGTCCGGCCAGGCACCGAGATGTTTCTCGGCGAGAACCGGGGCGACCCGATCAAGTTCTCCCGGGCAATGATCGACTCCGGGGCCGACCTGGTGGTCGGCCACGGCCCGCACGTGCTGCGCGGCATGGAGTTCTACAAGGGCCGGCTGATCGCGTACAGCCTGGGCAACTTCGCCGGTGGCGGCAACTCGCTGAGCAACACCGGCCGGCTCGGCTGGGGCGGGGTGCTCAAGGTCAAGCTCAATCCGGACGGCAGTTGGGCGGGCGGCTCGTTCGCCTCCACCTACATGAACGACGCCCGCAAGCCGACGATGGATCCCGACGACCGTGGCCTCGGGCTGCTCCGGGAGTTGACCAAGCTCGACTTCCCGGACTCCGGCGCGCAGTTCGACGACTCCGGCAAGATCAGCCCGCCGGACGCCGACTGA
- a CDS encoding biotin carboxylase N-terminal domain-containing protein has protein sequence MITRLLVANRGEIARRVFATCRAVGVQTVAVHSDADAGAPFVAEADHAVRLPGASPAETYLRIDLLLAAARRAGADAVHPGYGFLAENAEFATAVIDAGLTWVGPPPKVIAAMGDKLAAKALLAEAGVPMLPTWTDPDQVTDFPALVKAAAGGGGRGMRVVRDADGLAEAVAGARREAASAFGDGTIFIERYVERGRHVEVQILGDTHGTVLALGVRDCSIQRRHQKVVEEAPGVLPEGVRQRLHEAAVAAGRAVDYVGAGTVEFLLAPAGDLYFLEMNTRLQVEHPVTEATTGLDLVGLQLLVAEGEPLPLAATPPAEGHAIEVRLCAEDPTQGYRPATGTLHRFAFPGVAGEFAPTRGLRLDSGVLAGSVVGVHYDSMLAKVIAWAPTRASAARALAGALARAELHGVTTNRDLLVRILRSPEFTAGEVDTGFLDRHPELFAPLLPAGQLPLVALAAALGCAAARRAAAPVLAGLPSGWRNVPAFPQVTRFAWGEGEEIEVRYRLDRAGRLAEWSTSPGTGSPPQVSLIEATPARVVLDIDGVRRTFRVQRSGAEIFVDGPDGAASLTELPRLPLPTAELAAGSLLAPLPGAVSRVHVEVGQRVAAGDLLLTLEAMKLEHPVLAPTDGVVTELPVPDGGQVDTGAVLAVVNPSQEVPA, from the coding sequence ATGATCACAAGACTGCTGGTGGCCAACCGGGGAGAGATCGCCCGCCGCGTCTTCGCCACCTGCCGGGCGGTGGGCGTGCAGACGGTCGCCGTGCACTCCGACGCGGACGCCGGTGCGCCCTTCGTCGCCGAGGCCGACCACGCCGTCCGGCTGCCCGGGGCCAGCCCTGCCGAGACGTACCTGCGGATCGACCTGCTCCTGGCCGCGGCGCGTCGGGCCGGCGCGGACGCCGTGCACCCCGGCTACGGCTTCCTCGCCGAGAACGCTGAGTTCGCCACCGCGGTCATCGACGCCGGGCTGACCTGGGTCGGGCCACCGCCGAAGGTGATCGCCGCGATGGGCGACAAGCTGGCGGCCAAGGCGCTGCTCGCCGAGGCCGGCGTACCGATGCTGCCGACCTGGACCGACCCCGACCAGGTCACCGACTTTCCGGCGCTGGTCAAGGCCGCCGCCGGTGGTGGCGGGCGGGGGATGCGCGTGGTCCGCGACGCCGACGGGCTCGCCGAGGCCGTGGCCGGCGCACGCCGCGAGGCGGCGTCGGCGTTCGGCGACGGCACGATCTTCATCGAGCGGTACGTCGAACGGGGTCGCCACGTCGAGGTGCAGATCCTCGGCGACACCCACGGTACGGTGCTCGCCCTCGGCGTCCGGGACTGCTCGATCCAGCGCCGGCACCAGAAGGTCGTCGAGGAGGCGCCCGGCGTCCTGCCGGAGGGGGTGCGGCAGCGACTGCACGAGGCGGCGGTGGCCGCCGGCCGGGCGGTCGACTATGTCGGCGCGGGCACTGTGGAGTTCCTGCTCGCTCCGGCGGGAGATCTCTACTTCCTGGAGATGAACACTCGGCTCCAGGTCGAGCATCCGGTCACCGAGGCGACCACCGGCCTGGACCTGGTCGGGCTGCAACTGCTCGTCGCCGAGGGCGAGCCCCTGCCGCTGGCGGCGACCCCGCCGGCCGAGGGCCACGCGATCGAGGTACGCCTCTGCGCCGAGGACCCGACCCAGGGGTACCGGCCGGCCACCGGCACCCTGCACCGGTTCGCGTTTCCCGGCGTGGCCGGTGAGTTCGCGCCGACCAGGGGCCTGCGGCTCGATTCCGGCGTGCTCGCCGGATCGGTGGTGGGCGTCCACTACGACTCGATGCTCGCGAAGGTGATCGCCTGGGCACCGACCCGCGCCTCGGCCGCCCGGGCGCTTGCCGGTGCGCTGGCCCGGGCCGAGTTGCACGGCGTGACCACCAATCGTGACCTGCTGGTCCGGATCCTGCGCAGCCCGGAGTTCACCGCCGGGGAGGTGGACACCGGCTTCCTGGACCGGCACCCCGAGCTCTTCGCCCCGCTGTTGCCGGCCGGGCAGCTTCCGCTCGTCGCCCTGGCGGCGGCGCTCGGCTGCGCCGCTGCCCGCCGGGCTGCCGCGCCGGTGCTGGCCGGGCTGCCCTCCGGCTGGCGCAACGTTCCGGCGTTTCCGCAGGTCACCCGCTTCGCCTGGGGCGAGGGCGAGGAGATCGAGGTGCGCTACCGGCTGGACCGCGCCGGCCGGCTCGCCGAGTGGTCCACCTCGCCCGGCACCGGGTCACCGCCGCAGGTAAGCCTGATCGAGGCCACTCCCGCCCGGGTCGTGCTGGACATCGACGGGGTTCGGCGGACGTTCCGCGTACAGCGGAGCGGGGCGGAGATCTTCGTGGACGGCCCGGACGGGGCGGCGAGCCTGACCGAGCTGCCCCGTCTCCCGCTGCCCACCGCGGAGCTGGCCGCCGGGTCGCTGCTCGCTCCGCTGCCCGGCGCGGTGAGCCGGGTGCACGTCGAGGTCGGCCAGCGGGTCGCCGCCGGTGATCTGCTGCTGACCCTGGAAGCGATGAAGCTCGAACACCCCGTGCTCGCGCCCACCGACGGTGTGGTCACCGAGTTGCCCGTGCCTGACGGTGGGCAGGTCGACACGGGTGCGGTGCTGGCCGTGGTCAACCCTTCCCAGGAGGTACCGGCATGA
- a CDS encoding CoA pyrophosphatase, translating to MTPLLTRLGTARREDFSQLRTPDEGGRESAVLVLLGEQTDAGPDVLILQRAATLRNHAGQPAFPGGAADPEDTDAAATALREANEEVDLDPASVTLLTELPKLWIPVSDFVVTPVLAWWHTPHPVHPRQPAEVAHVVRLPIAELVDPANRMQVRLTNGWIGPAFSVRGMLVWGFTAGVLAALLDMGGWSRPWPHRRVLDLPPVAASPAPSAGTEEADESAVR from the coding sequence ATGACGCCGCTGCTGACCCGGCTCGGCACCGCCCGCCGCGAAGACTTCAGCCAGCTGCGTACCCCCGATGAGGGTGGCCGGGAGAGCGCCGTGCTGGTGCTGCTCGGCGAGCAGACCGACGCCGGTCCGGACGTGCTGATCCTTCAGCGGGCCGCCACGCTGCGTAATCACGCGGGCCAGCCGGCCTTCCCCGGCGGCGCCGCCGACCCGGAGGACACCGACGCCGCCGCGACCGCGCTGCGCGAGGCCAACGAGGAGGTCGACCTCGATCCGGCAAGCGTCACGCTGCTGACCGAGCTGCCGAAGCTGTGGATCCCGGTCAGTGACTTCGTGGTGACCCCCGTGCTCGCCTGGTGGCACACGCCGCATCCGGTGCACCCCCGCCAGCCGGCCGAGGTGGCGCACGTGGTTCGGCTGCCGATCGCCGAACTCGTCGACCCGGCCAACCGGATGCAGGTACGACTCACCAATGGCTGGATCGGTCCCGCGTTCTCCGTACGCGGAATGCTGGTCTGGGGTTTTACCGCCGGGGTGCTGGCAGCGTTGCTGGACATGGGCGGCTGGAGCCGGCCATGGCCGCACCGACGGGTGCTCGACCTGCCGCCGGTCGCGGCGTCGCCGGCCCCGTCGGCCGGCACTGAGGAGGCCGACGAGAGCGCGGTCCGCTGA
- the nth gene encoding endonuclease III produces MTRSATETDLGRTRRARRIGRVLTETHPDAHCELNHSSPLELAVATILSAQCTDKKVNEVTPKLFARYPTAADYAGADRAELEELIRPTGFYRNKTSSLIQLGQALVERYDGQVPGRLVDLVTLPGIGRKTANVILGNAFDVPGITVDTHFQRLVQRWRLTTETDPVKIEHAIGAMFPKRDWTMLSHRIIFHGRRVCHARKPACGACTLAKLCPSYGTGPTEPAAAAKLLKGPRARDLASAAGVDPELVPGQAVRAEAP; encoded by the coding sequence GTGACCAGAAGTGCCACCGAGACCGACCTCGGGCGTACCCGGCGGGCGCGGCGGATCGGCCGCGTACTCACCGAGACCCACCCCGACGCGCACTGTGAGCTGAACCACTCCAGTCCGCTGGAGTTGGCCGTCGCCACCATTCTTTCGGCGCAGTGCACCGACAAGAAGGTGAACGAGGTCACGCCCAAGCTCTTCGCCCGCTATCCGACCGCAGCCGACTACGCCGGCGCGGACCGGGCCGAGCTGGAGGAGCTGATTCGGCCCACCGGCTTCTACCGCAACAAGACCAGCTCGCTGATCCAGCTCGGTCAGGCCCTCGTCGAGCGGTACGACGGTCAGGTCCCCGGTCGGCTGGTCGACCTGGTGACGCTGCCCGGGATCGGCCGCAAGACCGCAAACGTCATCCTCGGCAACGCCTTCGACGTGCCGGGCATCACCGTCGACACCCACTTTCAGCGGCTGGTGCAGCGCTGGCGGCTGACCACCGAGACCGACCCGGTCAAGATCGAGCACGCGATCGGGGCGATGTTCCCCAAACGCGACTGGACCATGCTGTCGCACCGGATCATCTTCCACGGCCGTCGGGTCTGCCACGCCCGCAAGCCCGCCTGCGGCGCGTGCACCCTGGCGAAGCTCTGCCCGTCGTACGGCACCGGGCCGACCGAGCCGGCCGCTGCGGCGAAGCTGCTCAAGGGCCCCCGGGCCCGTGACCTCGCGTCCGCCGCCGGAGTCGACCCCGAGCTGGTACCCGGGCAGGCGGTCCGGGCGGAGGCGCCGTGA
- a CDS encoding TetR/AcrR family transcriptional regulator, whose amino-acid sequence MPTTSTRVPQQERSRATQARLLEATVECLVEHGWSGTTTTLVAARAGVSRGAQLHHYPTKNALVTAAVAHLTERRAAELRSEAQALPTGPGRLDRVVDLLAAAFTGPLFVAALELWVAARTDAELRTALLPLETRIGREMYRLTIDLLGVDERRPGVREAVQATLDLLRGLGVANLLSDDSARRSALLHTWKQQLTALRTAADGGGRAPEAGAPA is encoded by the coding sequence GTGCCGACCACATCGACCCGCGTCCCTCAACAGGAACGCAGCCGAGCCACCCAGGCCCGGCTGCTGGAAGCGACCGTCGAGTGTCTGGTGGAGCATGGCTGGTCCGGCACCACCACGACGCTCGTGGCGGCCCGGGCCGGCGTGTCCCGGGGTGCCCAGCTGCACCACTACCCCACCAAGAACGCCCTGGTCACCGCCGCCGTTGCGCACCTCACCGAGCGCCGGGCAGCGGAGCTGCGCAGCGAGGCCCAGGCCCTGCCGACCGGCCCCGGCCGACTGGACCGGGTGGTGGACCTGCTCGCCGCCGCCTTCACCGGGCCGCTCTTCGTCGCCGCCCTCGAACTCTGGGTGGCTGCCCGCACCGACGCCGAGCTGCGTACCGCCCTGCTGCCCCTCGAAACCCGGATCGGCCGCGAGATGTACCGGCTGACCATCGACCTGCTCGGCGTGGACGAGCGGCGGCCTGGCGTACGCGAGGCGGTGCAGGCCACCCTGGACCTGCTGCGTGGACTGGGCGTGGCCAACCTGCTCAGCGACGACTCGGCCCGCCGGTCCGCCCTGCTGCACACCTGGAAACAGCAGCTCACCGCCCTGCGTACGGCCGCCGACGGCGGCGGCCGGGCTCCGGAAGCCGGGGCGCCAGCATGA
- a CDS encoding Crp/Fnr family transcriptional regulator → MDEVLARSGIFQGVDPEAAEALAKEMETIEVRKGEVVFNEGEPGDSLYILLSGKIKVGRRAADGRQNLIAVMGPSDMVGELSLFDPGPRTATATAVTDSRLARLRKQALRPWLNNRPEIAEQLLRVLARRLRRTNDALADLIFTDVPGRVAKNLLQMAGRFGTRDGGVLRVTHDLTQEEIAQLVGASRETVNKALADFASRGWLRLDGKSIIILDPERLARRARV, encoded by the coding sequence ATGGACGAGGTACTGGCCCGCAGCGGGATCTTCCAGGGAGTCGACCCGGAGGCAGCCGAGGCGCTCGCCAAGGAGATGGAGACGATCGAGGTCCGCAAGGGCGAGGTCGTCTTCAACGAGGGCGAGCCCGGCGACAGCCTCTACATCCTGCTGTCCGGCAAGATCAAAGTAGGCCGCCGGGCGGCGGACGGCCGGCAGAACCTGATTGCGGTGATGGGCCCGTCTGACATGGTCGGCGAGTTGTCGCTCTTCGACCCGGGCCCCCGTACGGCGACCGCCACCGCAGTGACCGACAGCCGGCTGGCCCGACTGCGCAAGCAGGCCCTGCGGCCGTGGCTGAACAACCGGCCCGAGATCGCCGAGCAGCTGCTCCGGGTGCTCGCCCGCCGGCTGCGCCGGACCAATGACGCACTGGCCGACCTGATCTTCACCGACGTGCCCGGTCGAGTAGCGAAGAACCTGCTCCAGATGGCCGGCCGCTTCGGCACCCGGGACGGCGGCGTGCTGCGGGTGACGCACGACCTGACCCAGGAAGAGATCGCCCAGCTCGTCGGCGCCTCCCGGGAGACGGTCAACAAGGCGCTCGCCGACTTCGCCTCGCGCGGCTGGCTCCGGCTGGACGGCAAGAGCATCATCATCCTCGACCCGGAGCGCCTGGCCCGCCGCGCCCGCGTCTGA
- a CDS encoding adenosylcobinamide amidohydrolase, with the protein MLSDPLLTGRHEDGRDIPVLVWRAARALRAVSTAPLGGGIGVRRWVLNATVPMSYDRDDPADHLAGMARRLGLDGPGVGLLTGVDVGEVVARADSGVRVWATVGLGIPVPAAAPAQVVPQRVGTVNVVAYVPARLGDAALVNAVATATEAKTQAIAELGLPGTGTPTDAVTVLCPPGGPVCDYGGPRSTWGAPLARAVHAAVLAVGTDTVPWSDRLPG; encoded by the coding sequence GTGCTGAGCGATCCCCTGCTGACCGGGCGCCACGAGGACGGGCGGGACATTCCGGTGCTGGTGTGGCGTGCCGCGCGGGCGCTGCGGGCGGTCAGCACCGCGCCGTTGGGCGGCGGGATAGGCGTACGGCGGTGGGTGCTCAACGCGACCGTGCCCATGTCGTACGACCGGGACGACCCCGCCGACCACCTGGCCGGCATGGCCCGCCGGCTCGGCCTCGACGGGCCGGGGGTGGGTCTGTTGACCGGGGTGGACGTCGGCGAGGTGGTGGCGCGGGCGGACAGCGGCGTGCGGGTCTGGGCCACGGTCGGGTTGGGCATCCCGGTTCCGGCGGCGGCACCGGCCCAGGTCGTGCCGCAGCGGGTCGGCACGGTAAACGTCGTGGCCTACGTCCCGGCCCGGCTGGGCGACGCGGCGCTTGTCAACGCGGTGGCGACGGCCACCGAGGCGAAGACCCAGGCGATCGCGGAGCTGGGCCTGCCCGGCACCGGCACCCCGACCGACGCGGTCACCGTGCTCTGCCCGCCGGGCGGGCCGGTCTGCGACTACGGCGGTCCGCGCTCCACCTGGGGGGCACCGCTCGCCCGCGCGGTGCACGCCGCGGTGCTGGCGGTCGGGACCGACACCGTCCCATGGTCGGATCGGCTGCCGGGCTGA
- a CDS encoding TlpA disulfide reductase family protein — MIRRLALLSVSLVLLVATGCTAKPEPTPPTAPGAAASRPSPFEECTALTDGPTAPTGDAAPVGDLLPELSLPCFTGGAPVALRDVAGPAVINIWASWCPPCREELPALQRLSQRSAGQLRVIGVNTRDSREAAQSIGEDFGVRFPTLFDQGEALQRALRRNAFPLTMFVDADRRIRHIDTSGALDDARLAELVRQHLGITVPA, encoded by the coding sequence GTGATCCGTCGGCTCGCCCTGCTCTCCGTGTCGCTGGTGCTGCTGGTCGCGACCGGCTGCACCGCAAAGCCCGAGCCCACCCCGCCCACCGCACCGGGCGCGGCAGCCAGCCGGCCGTCGCCGTTCGAGGAGTGCACCGCCCTCACCGACGGCCCGACCGCCCCCACCGGTGACGCCGCCCCGGTCGGTGACCTGCTGCCCGAGTTGAGCCTGCCGTGCTTCACCGGCGGTGCTCCGGTCGCCCTGCGGGACGTGGCCGGTCCCGCTGTGATCAACATCTGGGCCTCCTGGTGTCCGCCCTGCCGCGAGGAACTGCCCGCCCTCCAGCGGCTCAGCCAGCGCAGCGCGGGACAACTGCGGGTCATCGGGGTGAACACCCGGGACAGCCGCGAGGCCGCGCAGTCCATCGGCGAGGACTTCGGCGTACGGTTCCCGACGCTGTTCGACCAGGGGGAGGCGTTGCAGCGGGCGCTGCGGCGCAACGCGTTCCCGCTGACCATGTTCGTGGACGCCGACCGACGGATCCGGCACATCGACACCTCGGGCGCGCTCGACGACGCCCGACTCGCCGAACTGGTCCGGCAGCACCTCGGCATCACGGTGCCGGCATGA
- a CDS encoding acyclic terpene utilization AtuA family protein, whose amino-acid sequence MGERLRVGNASGFYGDRFSAWREMLDGGVLDVLTGDYLAELTMLILGRDRMRDPDLGYAKTFLRQLEGTLGTALDRGVRIVTNAGGLNPAGLAAAIRSLADRLGLDVQVGYVEGDALARPDALTANAYLGAFGIASCLASGSDVVVTGRVTDASLVVGPAIAHFGWGRADLDALAGATVAGHLIECGAQVTGGNFSFFTELPDGGQRPGFPIAELYPDGSAVLTKHPGTGGAVTVETVTAQLLYEVGGPAYLGPDVVTRLDTVTLDQDGPDRVRVCGVRGTPPPETLKVGINNLGGFRNSMTFVLCGLDIPAKAALVRAQLTESIGPDGLEFTLARTDHPDAVDTETASALLHVHLRDGDRARAGRAFSAAAVELALASYPGCTLTTPPGDATPYGVFTTDTVPQGDVAHVAVLPDGSRVPIAPPPVTCLQGAPIQHQALTGGPSLHVTRRGALGEVVGARSGDKGGDANLGVWARTDATWAWLREWLTVDRLAELLPETAPLTVQRYELPNLRAVNFVIEGLLGPGVAASTRFDPQAKALGELLRARIVDLPAEEGVPR is encoded by the coding sequence ATCGGCGAGCGGCTGCGGGTGGGCAACGCCTCCGGCTTCTACGGCGACCGCTTCTCCGCCTGGCGGGAGATGCTCGACGGCGGCGTGTTGGACGTGCTGACCGGGGACTACCTGGCCGAGTTGACCATGCTCATCCTGGGCCGGGACCGGATGCGCGACCCCGACCTCGGGTACGCGAAGACCTTCCTCCGGCAACTGGAGGGCACCCTCGGCACCGCGCTGGACCGGGGCGTACGGATCGTCACGAACGCCGGTGGCCTCAACCCCGCCGGCCTGGCCGCCGCCATCCGGTCGCTCGCCGACCGGCTCGGACTCGACGTGCAGGTCGGGTACGTCGAAGGCGACGCGCTGGCCAGGCCCGACGCGCTCACCGCCAACGCCTATCTCGGCGCGTTCGGCATCGCCAGCTGCCTCGCCAGTGGCTCCGACGTCGTGGTGACCGGTCGGGTCACCGACGCCTCGCTTGTCGTCGGCCCGGCCATCGCGCACTTCGGCTGGGGACGCGCCGACCTGGACGCACTGGCCGGGGCGACCGTCGCCGGGCATCTGATCGAGTGCGGCGCGCAGGTGACCGGCGGCAACTTCAGCTTCTTCACCGAGTTGCCCGACGGCGGGCAGCGGCCGGGCTTCCCGATCGCCGAGCTGTACCCGGACGGCTCGGCGGTGCTCACCAAGCACCCGGGCACCGGCGGTGCGGTCACCGTCGAGACGGTCACCGCCCAACTGCTGTACGAGGTGGGCGGGCCTGCCTACCTCGGGCCGGACGTGGTGACCCGGTTGGACACGGTGACGCTCGACCAGGACGGGCCGGACCGGGTCCGGGTCTGCGGCGTCCGGGGTACGCCCCCACCGGAGACGCTGAAGGTCGGCATCAACAACCTCGGCGGTTTCCGCAACTCGATGACGTTCGTGCTCTGCGGGCTGGACATCCCGGCCAAGGCCGCGCTGGTCCGGGCACAGCTGACCGAGTCGATCGGCCCGGACGGGCTGGAGTTCACCCTGGCCCGTACCGACCATCCGGATGCCGTCGACACCGAGACGGCAAGCGCGCTGCTGCACGTACACCTGCGCGACGGTGACCGGGCGCGGGCCGGGCGGGCCTTCTCGGCGGCGGCGGTGGAGCTGGCGTTGGCCTCCTATCCGGGCTGCACGCTGACCACGCCGCCCGGCGACGCCACGCCGTACGGCGTCTTCACCACCGACACCGTGCCGCAGGGCGACGTCGCCCACGTCGCCGTGTTGCCGGACGGCTCCCGGGTGCCGATCGCCCCGCCGCCGGTGACGTGTTTGCAGGGGGCCCCTATACAACACCAGGCGTTAACAGGGGGCCCTTCCTTGCACGTGACGCGGCGGGGGGCGCTGGGCGAGGTGGTGGGGGCACGCTCGGGCGACAAGGGCGGCGACGCGAACCTCGGCGTCTGGGCGCGTACCGACGCGACCTGGGCCTGGCTGCGCGAATGGCTGACCGTTGACCGGCTGGCCGAACTGTTGCCGGAGACCGCCCCGTTGACCGTGCAACGGTACGAGTTGCCGAACCTGCGGGCGGTCAACTTCGTCATCGAAGGGCTGCTCGGGCCGGGGGTGGCCGCCTCCACCCGGTTCGACCCGCAGGCCAAGGCGCTCGGCGAACTGCTACGCGCCCGGATCGTCGACCTACCTGCGGAGGAGGGTGTGCCGCGGTGA
- a CDS encoding carboxyl transferase domain-containing protein: MTALESTVDTASPAYRANREALLERLTELAAALDQARAGGGAKYVARHHKRGKLLPRERIELLLDPDSPFLELSPVAAYGTDFPVGASVVTGIGVVEGVECLVVANDPTVRGGAVNPWSLAKTRRAGEIALANRLPMVNLVESAGADLPTQAEIFIPGGRVFRDLTRLSAEKIPTVSVVFGNATAGGAYVPGMSDFTIMIRERSQVYLAGPPLVKMATGEDADDESLGGAAMHATTSGLADFLAADERDGIRLARQCVRRLNWRKHGPPPRTALAVPPRYDPEELLGIVSDDLKVPFDPREVLARLLDGSEFDEFKPAYGSALVTGWGELHGYPVGVLANARGVLFSEEAQKATQFIQLANAADTPLIFLQNTTGYMVGTSYEQRGIIKHGALMINAVSNSKVPHLTVNLGASYGAGNYGMCGRAYEPRFLFTWPNAKSAVMGPAQLAGVLSIVARQAAAARGQEFDADSDAAMRMMVEQQIESQSGALFLSGRLYDDGVIDPRDTRTVLGLCLSAVHNAPVRGADGFGVFRM; this comes from the coding sequence GTGACCGCACTGGAGAGCACGGTGGATACCGCCTCGCCGGCCTACCGGGCGAACCGGGAGGCGCTGCTGGAACGCCTCACCGAGTTGGCGGCGGCCCTCGACCAGGCGCGGGCCGGTGGTGGTGCGAAGTACGTGGCCCGCCACCACAAGCGCGGCAAGCTGCTCCCCCGGGAACGCATCGAGTTGCTGCTCGACCCGGACAGCCCGTTCCTGGAGCTGTCGCCGGTGGCCGCGTACGGCACGGACTTTCCGGTCGGGGCCAGCGTGGTGACCGGGATCGGCGTGGTCGAGGGCGTCGAGTGCCTGGTGGTCGCCAACGACCCGACGGTACGCGGCGGCGCGGTGAACCCGTGGTCGCTGGCGAAGACCCGGCGGGCCGGCGAGATCGCCCTGGCCAACCGGCTGCCGATGGTGAACCTGGTCGAGTCGGCCGGCGCGGATCTGCCCACCCAGGCGGAGATCTTCATCCCGGGTGGCCGGGTGTTCCGTGACCTGACCCGGCTCTCGGCCGAGAAGATCCCCACGGTCAGCGTGGTCTTCGGCAACGCCACCGCCGGCGGTGCCTACGTACCCGGCATGTCGGACTTCACCATCATGATCCGGGAACGCTCGCAGGTGTACCTGGCCGGGCCGCCACTTGTGAAGATGGCCACCGGCGAGGACGCCGACGACGAGTCGCTCGGCGGCGCGGCCATGCACGCCACCACAAGTGGCCTGGCCGACTTCCTCGCCGCCGACGAACGCGACGGCATCCGGCTGGCCCGGCAGTGCGTACGCCGGCTGAACTGGCGCAAGCACGGCCCACCGCCGCGCACGGCGCTTGCGGTGCCGCCGAGGTACGACCCGGAGGAGTTGCTCGGCATCGTCAGCGACGACCTCAAGGTGCCGTTCGACCCGCGCGAGGTGCTCGCCCGGCTGCTCGACGGCAGCGAGTTCGACGAGTTCAAGCCGGCCTACGGCAGCGCGCTGGTCACCGGCTGGGGTGAGCTGCACGGCTACCCGGTAGGCGTGCTCGCCAACGCCCGGGGCGTGCTGTTCAGCGAGGAGGCGCAGAAGGCGACCCAGTTCATCCAGCTCGCCAACGCCGCCGACACTCCGCTGATCTTCCTCCAGAACACCACCGGCTACATGGTCGGCACCTCCTACGAACAGCGCGGCATCATCAAGCACGGGGCATTGATGATCAACGCGGTGTCGAACTCGAAGGTGCCGCACCTGACGGTCAACCTGGGCGCCTCGTACGGCGCGGGCAACTACGGCATGTGCGGCCGGGCGTACGAGCCGAGGTTCCTGTTCACCTGGCCGAACGCCAAGTCTGCGGTGATGGGTCCGGCGCAGCTGGCCGGGGTGCTCTCGATCGTGGCCCGGCAGGCCGCCGCGGCGCGGGGCCAGGAGTTCGACGCCGACTCCGACGCCGCCATGCGGATGATGGTCGAGCAGCAGATCGAGTCCCAGTCCGGCGCGCTCTTCCTCTCCGGACGGCTCTACGACGACGGGGTGATCGACCCCCGGGACACCCGTACCGTCCTCGGTCTCTGCCTGTCGGCCGTCCACAACGCTCCGGTGCGAGGCGCCGACGGCTTCGGCGTCTTCCGGATGTGA